Proteins encoded together in one Megalops cyprinoides isolate fMegCyp1 chromosome 20, fMegCyp1.pri, whole genome shotgun sequence window:
- the LOC118795858 gene encoding TLE family member 5-like, whose protein sequence is MMFPQSRHSASSQSSQQLKFTTSDSCDRIKDEFQFLQAQYHSLKLECDKLASEKSEMQRHYIMYYEMSYGLNIEMHKQAEIVKRLNAICAQVLPYLSQEHQQQVLGAIERAKQVTPPEMNSIIRQQLQAHQLSQLQGLALPMTPLPLGLTPPTLPAVTSSSGLFSLSSILASQAHLAKEEKATREAGDSHRDEDGDKSD, encoded by the exons ATGATGTTTCCACAATCCAGACACTCg GCTTCATCCCAGTCATCGCAACAGTTGAAGTTCACGACCTCCGACTCCTGCGATCGAATCAAAGATGAGTTCCAGTTTCTCCAAGCACAGTACCACAG TCTGAAGCTGGAATGTGACAAGCTCGCTAGCGAGAAGTCCGAAATGCAGCGGCACTATATTATG TACTATGAAATGTCATATGGGCTGAACATTGAAATGCACAAACAG GCGGAGATTGTGAAGAGATTAAACGCGATCTGCGCTCAGGTGCTTCCATACCTGTCACAAGAG caccagcagcaggtcCTGGGGGCCATAGAGCGAGCCAAGCAGGTCACTCCCCCGGAGATGAACTCCATCATTCGG cagcagctccaggctcATCAGCTGTCCCAGCTGCAGGGATTGGCCCTGCCCATGACGCCCCTCCCCCTGGGCCTgaccccacccaccctgccAGCTGTCACCTCCAGCTCTggcctcttctccctctccagcatCCTGGCCTCTCAGGCCCACCTGGCCAAGGAGGAGAAGGCCACCCGCGAGGCGGGGGACAGCCACCGCGACGAGGATGGGGACAAGTCTGACTAA